GCTTCACGGGATCGTAGCTCCACTCATGCTTCTAACCGCAAACGATCAGAAGAGGCTAATAGAGGAAGGGGTAGGAATGCTGAACAAGAGCCTGCTGTACAGGATCAGCAGGATGATGAGATTATGGCTGATCAGCAGGAAGATGACATTGAGGCGGAGGAGActagtggtgaggaggaggaagaggaggctGAGGAGGATGTCGGTGCTGACATTGAGGCGGAGTTTGAGGAGGAGTCTGGTGATGAGGACGATGAGAACAGGTTGTGGTATCAGGGAGGTCCGTTTGACCTTTGCTTGTTGACTAAGTATGGCGAACATATAGCTCGTGACATATGGAGGTCATACAAACGGCGAAATTATGAGACTAGAGGCGTGCTCAAGACCTATAATCATGGGAGGATGTGTCATCATGTAGTTCATCATGCTCGGTACATAAGGGGGGCGGTGCATGATGCAGGTTTGCGGTGGGTGATGAAATGCACAAGCCTAAGTGTTGACCAGAGCATTATTTCTGCTTTTGTTGAGCGATGGCATCCTGAGACGTCGTCTTTCCACTTACCCTGGGGGAAATGACGATCACACTTGAAGATGTCTCAACATTACTCTACTTGCCTGTAGAGGGTGAGTTCTTCTCGTTTGGTAACCCGACTAGGGAAGAGGCGGCTCCTGAGGTTGCTCAGTTACTTGATGTGGACATTGAGCTTGTGATGGAGGAGTTTGATGCTTGTAGAGGTCCATCTCTTCGCTTTAGCTTTCTCCATGATATTGTGGAGAAACACGTAGCGGCCAACAATGAAGTTCCTGCATGCCGAGCTTACATGCTGCGGTTGATTGGCATGACCATTTTCTGTGACAAGAGCAACATATATATTGGTGCTGTGTATTTGTCTCTGTTTGAAGATGTTAAGAATGCATCAAGATGGAACTGGGGAGCTGCCACTTTGGCTTACTTGTATGGTCAGCTCGGGGAGGCCAGCAGGAACGGTGCTAAGTCTGTTGCTGGTTATTTATCTCTTCTGCAGGTATTGTTATTTCTTTGTAATTATCGTTAAAACGTTTGTTGtcattgtttttttaataattagcatCATACTTTGGCATTTTCTCTTTTGCAGTCATGGGTGTTTGCCCACTTTCCCGGATCCTTGTTTGAGCGCAGGGACAACCCTGCCTACACGCCAGACAGGCTCGTTGCACTAACTTGGGAGGCGCTTCGAGGGACTACTGAGGTTGCGCAGAAGAGGATGAACCTGGACACGTTTCTGGCCAGTTCTGATATTTGGAGACCTAATGTAGAGCATTATGCTCACTGGCCCTTCCCTCAGGTTGCCTTGTATAGGGGATTTATCAGGCATGCCGGGATGATATTCTCATACCTCCCAGATCGAGTCATCAGGCAGTTTGGCAGGATCCAGTATGTGCCATATGCCCCACCATCGTCAGTTACGTGCCGGTAGTGTGATCGTCGATTTGCGCACTGGAATGATCACATTTGCCATCTGTCGGAAGAAGCTGCTTTCCCTTTTCAGACCACTGGCGAATACACTCCTTGGTATATCAAGGTCTCACACCCTTACATGGTCAAAGATGAGTACAAAGCCGACCGCTTCGCATTTCTAGAGGTACTGACACTTGTTTTCGCTATGTGGCTTACATTACGATTATGTGTATGTCTATGTGTATATTGACCTTATATATTGTCatttcagagccagtttgcggAGCTTGCGTTGTACTCTGGCATTGCGGTTGATCCGACGACAGTTGGATCGCCCTCGCTGGGTTCACTGATGTGGGATGCGGTGCACAGTATGCATACCATCATCGAGGGAGCAGTGCACGGAAGGGGAAGAAAGATCAGGGGACGGGACTCGGGACTCGGGACCTAGGCCTTCAAATTCTGGGCGTTAGATTTAGGGACCTTTGtacttttatatttattttgttggATAATGTTGTTTAATGTTGTTGGATAATTTCGGAtcttttgttatgttttgttgGATAATGCAACTATGTGTGTTTGTTGGATAATTTCGGAtcttttgttatgttttgttgGATAATTTGTTTAGCATCATACTTTCATGTTATATGAACCAAATGTTATGGTCAGAAATATAGTGAGATACATTCATGTTATATGAACCAAATGTTTTTCTGCCAAGAAATCACCTTCCTCACTTATAACTGCGGACAGGTTGAAAATTTAAACACATCCGCAGTTATAACTGTGGGAAATTGGTGCTATTAAAGAGGCTTACAGTAACCTCTTACACAGGGCTCATAACCTACCGCAGTTA
This portion of the Lotus japonicus ecotype B-129 chromosome 3, LjGifu_v1.2 genome encodes:
- the LOC130743888 gene encoding protein MAIN-LIKE 1-like, encoding MTITLEDVSTLLYLPVEGEFFSFGNPTREEAAPEVAQLLDVDIELVMEEFDACRGPSLRFSFLHDIVEKHVAANNEVPACRAYMLRLIGMTIFCDKSNIYIGAVYLSLFEDVKNASRWNWGAATLAYLYGQLGEASRNGAKSVAGYLSLLQSWVFAHFPGSLFERRDNPAYTPDRLVALTWEALRGTTEVAQKRMNLDTFLASSDIWRPNVEHYAHWPFPQVALYRGFIRHAGMIFSYLPDRVIRQFGRIQYVPYAPPSSVTCR
- the LOC130743887 gene encoding uncharacterized protein LOC130743887; amino-acid sequence: MEEPPRKTARVVGPSAEPTASRDRSSTHASNRKRSEEANRGRGRNAEQEPAVQDQQDDEIMADQQEDDIEAEETSGEEEEEEAEEDVGADIEAEFEEESGDEDDENRLWYQGGPFDLCLLTKYGEHIARDIWRSYKRRNYETRGVLKTYNHGRMCHHVVHHARYIRGAVHDAGLRWVMKCTSLSVDQSIISAFVERWHPETSSFHLPWGK